The following nucleotide sequence is from Desulfovermiculus halophilus DSM 18834.
CCAGTGGGGCTACCCGGGAATCACCATCCTCATGTTCCTGGAATCCTCCTTTTTCCCCTTTCCCAGCGAGGTAGTGGTCCCACCGGCCGGCTACCTGGCCTCTCAGGGGTCCATGCGCCTGGGAGTGGTCATCGCCTGCGGCACCCTGGGCAGCCTCCTCGGCGGCATTTTCAACTACTGGCTGGCCCTGACCGTGGGCAGGTCCTTTCTGCTCACCTATGGCCGCTACTTTTTCATCTCCGAAAAAACCTTGACCAAGGCAGAGACCTTCTTTGCCCGCCACGGACACATCAGCACCTTTATCGGCCGTCTGGTCCCGGGGATCAGGCAGTACATCTCCCTGCCCGCTGGCTTGGCCCGCATGCACCTAGGGCTTTTCTGCCTGTTCACCAGTCTTGGAGCGGGGATATGGGTGGTGATCCTGGCCCTGTTAGGCTATTTTTTCGGCCGCAACCAGGACCTGCTCATGGACAAGCTGCACCAGATCATGTTCATCCTCATCCCGGCCTGCCTGATCATGATCGGTGTCTATATCTGGTGGCACCG
It contains:
- a CDS encoding DedA family protein, which gives rise to MFESFVTWLVSTIGQWGYPGITILMFLESSFFPFPSEVVVPPAGYLASQGSMRLGVVIACGTLGSLLGGIFNYWLALTVGRSFLLTYGRYFFISEKTLTKAETFFARHGHISTFIGRLVPGIRQYISLPAGLARMHLGLFCLFTSLGAGIWVVILALLGYFFGRNQDLLMDKLHQIMFILIPACLIMIGVYIWWHRRRRETAE